DNA sequence from the Cucumis melo cultivar AY chromosome 6, USDA_Cmelo_AY_1.0, whole genome shotgun sequence genome:
ctatttctattttttaggcagaggtagaggtaagagtaAAGGCAAGCTGATgaatgaccagaagtgaccgtggcgagccatagggacacGTTTGCTTCCGCTTACGTCATGTGTCTGATTTCAGTGTTGTTACTTCctatcattttatttttggttttaCTTATTTCCTTGTTTTCCCTTTAAAACTAGTAGGGTTCGAGATaggattttgtttaaatttatttccatacactatttataaatttattaacaatttgtagttttgttttattatttatttaatttaaataaattactttttttcttttaaagtaagtcctcaacttagtataagagGTTGAGTccttacaatttttttttatatttttcattgtagATCTATGgattttttccgttttcgaaattgttctatacagtgtaaatattttaccgttttgttatatttttgaaaagaacccacacacatatataattttaaatcaaGATGAAAATACTAGCTAGTTTATTAATTTGAAGTTAACATATACACACACGCAtgtatatacacatatataattaagtatatttATTTAGGTAGTAAGCGGAGAAATCACTAATTTAGTaaaacatttttcatttttttgttggTCAATTTAATTGGCTTGAAGACCTAGCtagatttttatcttttaaacttaaaaatcaaaatggaAAAACTTAATGACtagataaaaattaaaattccaattttgtgatttttttatgCCTAAGATataattagataaaaaaaattattacttTAAATTCAAGATGAAAATACTAGTTTATTAATTTGAAGTTAGCATATTATGATATGAAAAAGAACACGATCTTTTTCATATTAGTTAGGACAGTGGTAAACATCTatgaaacattttttaaaacttagtAAAATCTAAATGTAAGACATATAgctaatattaaatttattaaataaacaacataattaatcagatataataaaattatatatcaatttctataaaagaggttatatattttaaaatttcataatacGTGCATCCCATATATAATAAACTAGTTTGTATAAATTGGTCGAAGGTATAGTTTAAACTATGTTTTACAAAAATGATATTTCATCTACCTAAATATATGTATGACAAAAAATAATAGTGCAAAAAATTGGCATGATCTAATATAaccaatatttattttatagattGCTAAAATTTGGACAACACTAATCTGCACTCCAGACATAGATTATAATAACGTAgactataatttaaaaaataaactaaaaatatagtCCAAACATTAAATATTTGTAAGAGTAACAAATGTTGATCATTCAACtggtatatttttttaaatgtcaagtcTACCCTTTCAATGATTATCATTGATAAATCAAGGATGGCAACTAATAGCACACATTTCTCAATATTGAAAACTATCATTAATAGCATCTACAATGGTAGCCACTATCAATTGCTACAACTAATAGTTGCTTCCAATGAtaacttttaatttgaaaatattggAAAGAAGCATTCGTAATGATCGTAAATAGAGACTTATATAACTGTGATATCAGTTATTAGATCCACTAACCCTAGCCATTTAAAGCTTGAACAAGAATCTAAGATGAAAAAACAGACTTAAAATTGAAGATTAGGAGGAGAGAGCTTTACACTTAGCTACTTCTTAGGACTTAACTCAAGCTTGAAGACATTGTATCCTTGGAGGAAGCAAAGAAGGTGACAATTATCAACTTTTAGAAATAATCCCTAAAACAATTATTTATCATAAATATACAGTATTGATTAGATGATGATTAATTAAAAACTTAATCCTAAGGGATATTAAGGGAGAGGGCATAGAGAGGGGCATAACAAATTAGGTAACTATGAATATTTAAATTACCTTTTGAGGCCAAATACTTGAAGACATCCATTTTATccttaaaaacataaaataaactttTAGCTTAGGTTTAGTGTATGGACAATATAATGATCTTGAAACACCCTTATTAAGTTGGTTGAGTATTATTATTTTCTCATAACATAAAATTTGACATTGAACTAATGAAAAAgtaaatcaaattaattagtTGAAATATTATacacactttttcttttttactataCGTGGTACGGAGAGTACGTAAATTGAACCTTAAATGATCTTGAGATTGATTAGAACACAAGTTCATGTTATTATTAGTTGATCAGTACTTATGCTAAAGCTACACTTAATCATGAACgtattatatgtatataaaggATTACATGATGAGATTTTATATATATCTATCTTAAAAGTTAGGAGATGTTCAAATTGTCAtttttacttgtctattttaaaaaaagaaaaaagaaaaaagaaagagaaagattcaatagttttccacttttttcttattctatCACGATTGAAATATAATCTCACCAAAGATATTCTGTAGTACATATGAATCATtatataaagagaaaaaaaaatacctacatgcatacatatatatatatatatatatatatataactcattGGGATATATTTTTACTCTCACACAGCAGTAGGTAGGAATAATAAGTCCTtagatattatttttattctaatagagaATCATGATTGAAGAGAAAGGAAAATAATGGATCTTACACACGAGAAAAGGAAATAGAGAAATATAATATGGATAGTTAGAGCATTTGATAGAGAGCAAGGTATCATTGGATATCTTTATATGCTCTATAAGCAAGGaagctttttttttatttaatttctctctctttctctctctctctcttctttaatttgtttcaatttgtctccatttacatatatatattattcactCTCCCTTTCTTAGCACCtactcttcttcttcctcctcctttCTTGATCCATAACTTATCTTATATAAGCTTCACATGTCTTCTCTTTCCCTCCACTATCAACTAGCTTCTTAGAAAAGGGTTCACACCCACGTTAATGGCTATATCCATTCCCAAAACTTTCATCTTCATTctcattttcatcttttttacgggtaagttttctttttctttcgaGATTCGATTCTAAAATTAATAGCATGTTTGATATATAGGTAATTTAGGttccattattttattttgaaaaaggaattaatttgaagaatatatattgttgataacattacaactatcttttctttaatatgTTCATCGTCTTCAAAATTATGTTTTCATATTACCTACCAAATAGACCTTAAATTTACCAATACAGAATTTAGAAGTTTAAGGAGATAGATTAAGATATACTATATGTATTCCATGTTTTCTAAAAATGGTGTGTGTTATAAGTTTGTGCATATTGTGATCAACTTTTGAAAGGGCCTAGGGTTTTGGAAAGTACAAGAACATTCACCATTGTTAACACATGCAAAGATACAATATGGCCTGCCATAACTCCCGGAGGAAACATCACTGGTGGTGGATTTTCTTTGAAGCGTGGCGAATCCGCCGTCTACACCATTCCCGACTCATGGACCGGTCGGATATGGGCACGAACAGGTTGTGACTTCGACAAGAATGGGAATGGAAAATGTCGGACCGGGAGTTGCGGGGAAGTGCTGAACTGCACAGGTCCTGGAAGCCGTCCTGCCACCCTTGCGGACTTCACCCTTGGCTCTATAGATTACTATGATGTCAGTGTTGTGGATGGCTTCAATCTTCCTATAGCGATACAGCCGTCGGGTGGAAAAGGAAACTGCAGCTCCGGGGGTTGCGATGGAGACTTGAGAGACAACTGCCCACAAGAGCTGGCGGTGAAGGAGGAGGGGAAGGTGGTGGCATGTCGGAGTGCGTGCGACGTGTTTCATACCGGGGAGTACTGTTGCACGGGTCAATTTGATAACCCGATGACATGTTTACCAACAAATTATTCGAGGAGTTTCAAGCAAGTTTGCCCAGCGGCTTATAGTTTTGGATATGATGATCCTACAAGCATTTTGACTTGTTCTTCAGCCGATTATGTTGTTGCCTTTTGTGCAACTAGGTATGCTttcatttctaatttctttACTTTTTATTCTTCTTATTTTTAGTGTGTTATACATGAATTCTTCTTTACTCAATTTAGGATTTTattctaatttctttttatgatttataaattattaattttaaaaataagaaaccTAAACAGcatattacttttcttttctttttttttttttttaaatactttgagGTTTTTCCTCAAAAATATAGTAATAGTAAAGGTTAACGTTGTTTTTAAGCataacaaaataaaccaaaGTTACATAtgtacaaatatagcaaaatgtcaTAATTTATTAGTGATCAATCATGGCACTAGCTAAGCTAAAATTTGATGTTGGGGGCACAGTTGTTAATTCATATAAAATTCAGAATGTAGCCTATAGACTTTAGAATTTGTTTTTATATCATGGCACCTAAACGTTAAAATGTGTATAATATGCTTTTAACTTCTTTATTGTGTTTGTTAGATTCCTATAGTTTTAAGTTTATTTCGGATATGTCTcttactaatttaatttaaaaataaattcacTTTAAAAACTATATGTTGTatcatatattaaatttaattttatgtccagtacattattattatgtgtttttattttatatataaaaaaaaaagttaaaattaatgTGTGCTATCTATTACGTACAAATTTTAAGACTTCCAATAAAACAATCCATTTAAATTTTAGCATGTATGAAACCTATCGACTCTAAAATGGAAAGTTTGTGATTTTGTTAGATATATTAGACACCACAACGAAATTTAGAGaatatgtttttaatttaatatttatataaatataaaatataatatttaaattaattaagtaatttagtattaaaaaaatatgcaGTAATAtcaattacaaaataataaaaatttcaaatatatatttaaataacgAGTTCAAGGTGAGTTTAAGTAATTTAAGTGCATGTCTCTCTAATCGCATAATTATTGTACTTAAAAAAAGCAAATAACTAAAAATGTTTTAAACCCTTACCCTTGCATTGCTTCGCCGTTGGATTTTGGGTAAACTAATATCATCTATTACTAAGGTCAGCGGTGGATTTACGTAGAGGCTAGTAGGGCAGATGTCCCCCTAATATTAtcgatttttatattttaatattaattttgaagtatcatattataatatatgttaaataatgctttattttaaacaaagtatGGTTGTAGCGTAGTAGTTGTGTCTTTACTCACACACACAAAGTCGTGGCTTTAAGTCGTGCATTTTGCAAAAACTTTGTAGactttgtattttgtttttgaaaatatatatacatgtctAGCTATTTTTTAAGTTAGAGTTGTAATATACAACACACATGACCTCTAATATATATTACAATTGGCCTTCCTTTCCTTTAATATCTCTAAAAACTAAACTACCCCTTAGAAGTTTTGAACTAATTTATTGGGTAGAAATGCAGGAATCAAAAGGTTTGCTCTTATGATGACAAGCACCTAAAATGCAAAGTGGAGAGCTCAAAGGCCTCAACAACGTTACCAACAATCTCCCAAAGATGGCAAAGCTTCATCTTCACTTTTCTCttcattttcatattatttGGAATTTTGTTCTAGTATGCTCATTTgttaaatataatttcatttaccaaatttattctttttcaattttagttcaaatcaaGAAAATGCATGAGATACTTACCCCTATTTGTTTCACATGTATACATAGCGTTATTTATAATGAAATAGAAGAATGTACAAAAGAAAAAGTATCGTAAACATAACTTAATTTTCTATTAAGTCTAGTTAACCGATGAGAGATGTCAATTTTGTTGATTCCATGTGTATTCTTAAGAAACTTTATATGATTATTTGGTATTTTTCTTGTAGAGCAACGGTAGGGTAGAAGATTAAAACCTTGAATCTCTAGTAATGGAGGTTGTGTAAAATACCATTGAATTGAGTCGAGCTTATTTTGGAAAATATTTGGTAATTTGATTCTTACTTTTGATTTAAAATACTAATATTAAAACATGTAGTGAACATTTGAAAAGGTATCTCAATCATCTAGTAGtgtaataatataatttagatcTAAGTTTTGTGTGTATGACAATGGAAGATGTCATGTCATCCTTAAAGGAATTGAATTGATGAGTCAATTAGTATAACCATT
Encoded proteins:
- the LOC103496126 gene encoding pathogenesis-related thaumatin-like protein 3.5 isoform X1: MAISIPKTFIFILIFIFFTGPRVLESTRTFTIVNTCKDTIWPAITPGGNITGGGFSLKRGESAVYTIPDSWTGRIWARTGCDFDKNGNGKCRTGSCGEVLNCTGPGSRPATLADFTLGSIDYYDVSVVDGFNLPIAIQPSGGKGNCSSGGCDGDLRDNCPQELAVKEEGKVVACRSACDVFHTGEYCCTGQFDNPMTCLPTNYSRSFKQVCPAAYSFGYDDPTSILTCSSADYVVAFCATRNQKVCSYDDKHLKCKVESSKASTTLPTISQRWQSFIFTFLFIFILFGILF
- the LOC103496126 gene encoding pathogenesis-related thaumatin-like protein 3.5 isoform X2 is translated as MAISIPKTFIFILIFIFFTGPRVLESTRTFTIVNTCKDTIWPAITPGGNITGGGFSLKRGESAVYTIPDSWTGRIWARTGCDFDKNGNGKCRTGSCGEVLNCTGPGSRPATLADFTLGSIDYYDVSVVDGFNLPIAIQPSGGKGNCSSGGCDGDLRDNCPQELAVKEEGKVVACRSACDVFHTGEYCCTGQFDNPMTCLPTNYSRSFKQVCPAAYSFGYDDPTSILTCSSADYVVAFCATRNAGIKRFALMMTST